The sequence below is a genomic window from Streptomyces sp. NBC_00289.
GGCGATCGTGCAGCGAGCCCGCTCACTGCTCGGCACGGACGTCGCGTATCTCAGCCTCAACGATCCGGCGCTCGGCGACACCTACATGCGGGTGACCGAGGGCTCGGTCGCGGCCCGTTTCCAGCAGCTGCGGCTCGGCATGGGCGAGGGGCTCGGCGGTCTCGTCGCCCAGACGGCCCGCCCGTACGTCACCGACGACTACTTCAAGGACGACCGCTTCCGGCACACCCTCCCCATCGACGCGGGTGTACGGGACGAGGGACTGGTCGCCATCCTCGGTGTGCCGCTGACGCTGGGGCACCACGTCATCGGGGTCCTGTTCGCGGCGGACCGGCGCGCACGGGTCTTCGAACGTGAGCAGATCGCCCTGCTCGGCTCCTTCGCCGCGCTGGCCGCGGCCGCCATCGACACCGCGAACCTACTCACCGAGACCCGCTCCGCCCTGGCCGGACTGGAGCGGGCCAACGAGATCATCCGGGACCGCAGCGGCGTCATCGAGCGTGCCTCCGACGTCCACGACCGGCTCGCCGAACTGGTCCTGCGCGGCGGCGGAGTGCACGACGTGGCCGCCGCGGTCTCCGCGGTCCTGGACAGCACGGTCGAGTTCACCGAGGCGGTGACCGCACCCGCGCGAGCCCTGGAGGCGTCCCGCGCCGAAGGCCACGCGGTGCGGCACGGAGACGACTGGATCGCCGCCGTGGCGGCCGGCGGGGAACTGCTCGGCGCGCTGGTGCTGCGCGGTCACCCGGGGCTTGACCCCGTCGACCAGCGCACGCTGGAGCGGGCCGCGATGGTCACCTCGCTCCTGCTGCTCGCCCGACGCTCCGCCGCCGACGCCGAACAACGCGTGCGCGGCGAACTGCTGGACGACCTGTTGGACGCCCGCGACCGGGACCCGCGCCTGCTGCGCGAACGGGCGTCCCGGCTGCGCGCCGACCTCGACGCCACCCATGTGGTGCTCGCCGCCCGGCTCGACGGGGCGGCCGCCGACGCCGACCAGGAGGCGGCGGCCCGCAGGCGCCTGTGGTCGGCCGCCTCGCACCTCGCCGCGACCCGGCACGGCCTGGCCGCCGCGCGGGACGGCGGCACCGTCCTGCTGCTGCCCCTGACCACGGGCGACACCGCGACGGAGCTGGCCCGCGGCACCGCCCGGCGGCTCGGCACCGCGGTGCACGAACCCGTCACGGTCGGCGCCTCCGCCCCCGTCGCCGAACTCGCCGACCGCCCCGACGCCGTGGCCGCCGCCTACGAGGAGGGCCGGCGCTGCCTGGACGCCCTGCGGCTGCTCGGCCGCTCCGGCGACGGGGCCGCCGCCGAGGACTTCGGTTTCCTGGGCCTCCTGCTCGCCGGGGACCGGGACATCTCCGGCTTCGTCGGCCGCACGATCGGCCAGGTCGTCGCCTACGACGAACGGCGCGGCACCGACCTGCTGCGCACCCTCGACGCGTACTTCGCCTGCGGGATGAGCCCCGCCCGCACCAAGGACGAACTGCACGTCCACGTCAACACGGTCGCGCAGCGCCTGGAGCGGGTCGGCCGCCTCCTCGGTGACGACTGGCAGAGCCCGGCCCGCGCCCTGGAGATCCAACTCGCCCTGCGGCTGCACCTGTTGTCGGGTCGGGCACAGCGCTGACCCCCGTACGCGCGGGGCGTACGGGGGACCGGCCGCGCCGGGACCGGACGGATCAGACGGTGCGCGCGTCCGCGGTCCGGGCCGGCGCCGGCTCCGTGTCGGCCGCGGGCTCGACGTCGGCCAGGTCCCGGTGGCGGGTCTCCTTGGCCACTCCGACGGCGACGACCGTCACGACGGCCGCGGCGATGACGTACAGGGCGATGGGTGTGGAGCTGTCGTAGTCGGCCAGCAGC
It includes:
- a CDS encoding helix-turn-helix domain-containing protein, encoding MSSDHVQSAERFAARAPAPVPAPAAGAGAPVRALPGAEPASGGAETPFLELLARGASAEAYEQPVLLARAEGRPAERIAALEQAKLLALRVRAELEGRRRREAELSALFETAHDLAGLRDLDAVLQAIVQRARSLLGTDVAYLSLNDPALGDTYMRVTEGSVAARFQQLRLGMGEGLGGLVAQTARPYVTDDYFKDDRFRHTLPIDAGVRDEGLVAILGVPLTLGHHVIGVLFAADRRARVFEREQIALLGSFAALAAAAIDTANLLTETRSALAGLERANEIIRDRSGVIERASDVHDRLAELVLRGGGVHDVAAAVSAVLDSTVEFTEAVTAPARALEASRAEGHAVRHGDDWIAAVAAGGELLGALVLRGHPGLDPVDQRTLERAAMVTSLLLLARRSAADAEQRVRGELLDDLLDARDRDPRLLRERASRLRADLDATHVVLAARLDGAAADADQEAAARRRLWSAASHLAATRHGLAAARDGGTVLLLPLTTGDTATELARGTARRLGTAVHEPVTVGASAPVAELADRPDAVAAAYEEGRRCLDALRLLGRSGDGAAAEDFGFLGLLLAGDRDISGFVGRTIGQVVAYDERRGTDLLRTLDAYFACGMSPARTKDELHVHVNTVAQRLERVGRLLGDDWQSPARALEIQLALRLHLLSGRAQR